The Emcibacteraceae bacterium genome contains a region encoding:
- a CDS encoding MFS transporter, protein MDEINAKKSRQALIYMSVIMAIVFSVWNVMINNFAVERASFSGADMGDLQSVREIPGFLAFTAVFVLLIMREQTLAIFALFLLSIGVLATGYFPSKYGLIVTTFVMSVGFHYFETINSSLTLQWLPKEDAPVFMGKVIGYSSLAGLITYIVIWVLSTVLKFDYVIIYTVSGVLGVGMVIHLWFLFPKFESLVPQKKKLFLKKRYWIFYLLTFLKGARRQIFMVFAGFLLVEKFGYSLGEITALYLINKGANIVIAPIIGKLIEKIGERWALTIEYVGLVSVFAGYAVVDNSIVAGSLYVIDHLFFAMAIGIKTYFQKIADREDVAATASVSFTIDHIAAVVIPTTFGMIWMVSPSLVFYIGAGFAVASLVTSNLIPALPAPGNEFIWSEKKQTA, encoded by the coding sequence ATGGATGAAATAAACGCAAAAAAATCCAGACAAGCACTGATATATATGTCTGTTATCATGGCCATCGTATTTTCGGTCTGGAATGTGATGATCAATAATTTTGCCGTTGAACGCGCCAGTTTTTCCGGCGCCGATATGGGGGATCTTCAGTCGGTCCGCGAAATACCAGGTTTCCTCGCCTTCACAGCTGTTTTTGTTCTTCTTATTATGAGGGAGCAAACACTTGCTATTTTTGCCTTATTTTTATTATCAATCGGGGTGCTGGCAACGGGATATTTTCCCAGCAAATATGGCCTTATCGTAACAACGTTTGTTATGTCAGTAGGCTTTCATTATTTTGAAACCATCAATAGCAGTCTGACACTTCAATGGCTTCCAAAGGAAGATGCCCCGGTATTTATGGGCAAAGTCATCGGATATAGTTCATTGGCAGGGCTGATTACTTATATCGTTATATGGGTCCTATCAACTGTGTTGAAATTTGATTATGTGATTATTTATACGGTATCCGGTGTACTCGGTGTGGGGATGGTTATTCATCTCTGGTTTTTATTTCCAAAGTTCGAATCTCTCGTGCCGCAAAAAAAGAAGTTATTCCTGAAAAAAAGATACTGGATTTTTTATCTGCTGACCTTTTTAAAAGGGGCACGTCGTCAGATTTTTATGGTTTTTGCGGGATTTCTACTGGTTGAAAAATTCGGATATTCGCTTGGTGAAATTACAGCATTATATCTGATCAACAAAGGAGCCAATATTGTTATTGCGCCTATTATCGGCAAACTTATTGAAAAAATCGGTGAACGATGGGCCCTGACCATTGAATATGTTGGTCTGGTTTCCGTATTTGCAGGATATGCGGTTGTTGATAATTCCATAGTCGCAGGGAGCCTATATGTGATTGATCATTTATTCTTTGCTATGGCTATCGGTATCAAAACATATTTCCAGAAAATCGCTGACCGGGAAGATGTAGCTGCAACAGCCAGTGTAAGCTTCACAATAGATCATATAGCCGCTGTTGTGATCCCGACGACTTTCGGGATGATCTGGATGGTTAGTCCGTCTCTGGTTTTTTATATTGGTGCTGGATTTGCTGTCGCTTCCCTTGTTACCTCAAATTTAATCCCTGCCTTGCCGGCACCGGGGAATGAATTTATCTGGTCAGAAAAAAAGCAGACAGCATGA
- a CDS encoding thermonuclease family protein: MEIIRTFFLISICIISMVDDCFAYDTDLIKQKLTHEKQEISYRVFEIIDGDTLRLENNMEVRLVGLQAPKIALGRKNFKPWPLGNEAKDALAALSLNKNVILLYGGRKMDRYGRYLAHLFLEDGTWIQGEMIKNGMARVYSFADNRSVVEELLEEEKKARNNRTGIWGLDFYKIKTDQESGKYTNSFQLISGKILEVATVRNNTYLNFGEDYKTDFTIVVPNRVTKMFEKKDIKLSDLAGRNIIVRGWLKYYNGPTIDLTHPEQLSIE, from the coding sequence ATGGAAATCATTCGAACATTTTTTCTGATATCTATTTGTATCATAAGCATGGTAGATGACTGCTTTGCCTACGATACAGATCTGATCAAACAAAAGCTGACCCATGAGAAACAGGAAATCAGTTACCGCGTGTTTGAAATCATTGACGGGGACACCTTACGACTAGAAAATAATATGGAAGTAAGGCTGGTGGGATTACAGGCACCAAAAATTGCCCTGGGCCGAAAGAATTTCAAGCCATGGCCGCTTGGAAATGAAGCCAAGGATGCGCTGGCCGCACTATCTCTGAACAAGAATGTCATTCTATTATATGGTGGGCGAAAAATGGACCGTTATGGCCGTTACCTTGCCCATCTGTTTCTGGAAGATGGTACTTGGATTCAGGGAGAAATGATTAAGAATGGTATGGCAAGGGTATATAGTTTTGCTGATAACCGCAGCGTGGTTGAAGAATTACTTGAAGAGGAAAAAAAAGCCCGTAATAATCGGACCGGAATTTGGGGGTTAGATTTTTATAAAATAAAAACAGATCAGGAAAGCGGAAAATATACCAACAGTTTTCAACTGATATCCGGAAAAATTCTTGAAGTCGCAACAGTTCGTAACAATACATATCTTAATTTTGGCGAAGATTATAAAACGGATTTCACTATTGTCGTCCCCAATAGGGTAACTAAAATGTTTGAAAAAAAGGACATAAAATTGTCAGACTTGGCAGGTAGAAATATAATTGTCCGTGGATGGCTGAAATATTATAATGGACCGACAATAGACCTGACCCATCCTGAACAACTGAGCATAGAATAA
- a CDS encoding alkaline phosphatase D family protein produces MKNGKFPISRRGILKTLPAGAAFAVSGCAKIEEKKEAVPIKFKHNVASGDPLQDRVIIWTRTEPVDAMFQGDVDGEWEVSSGQDFNKIEKKGSFSTNADRDYTVKVDVTGLEAGKNYFYRFKVGDEVSPVGETKTLDKSGVRPIKIAVASCSNYPWGYFNGYRAIAESGPFDAVIHLGDYIYEYPVGTYQSPNAEKMGRLVDPPHEILTISDYRRRYAQYRSDEDLQEVHRKYPFICTWDDHEFANNSYATGAENHNDGEGDWADRRRAATKAYMEWIPVRVASDDLPTVRSFDFGNLATLAMLDTRIVGRERPLEYGKDVDTITIDGVEKPDYAAFHKRLETEERSLIGAKQEAWLDQTLANSAAKKIPWQIIGQQIIMSFRPEPPLSSVFSPEEMKELPEGEQLSMKVAEEFGGFYNPDAWDGYQPARRRVYDLFKKHSSNPIVLTGDTHCGWAMSLTDKMGGEHYGAEFAVPGITSPGRGERINKVEQVEQAYYDFLDHLAYANIKQRGYLTVTISQDEAIADWYVLSDIESKQFDLIRKKSLKYKWGDVSDGKVVLEDITT; encoded by the coding sequence GTGAAAAACGGGAAATTTCCAATCAGCCGTAGAGGCATTCTAAAAACATTACCGGCCGGGGCGGCTTTTGCGGTTAGTGGTTGTGCTAAAATTGAAGAGAAAAAAGAAGCCGTACCCATTAAATTCAAACATAATGTTGCCAGTGGAGACCCACTACAAGACCGTGTAATTATCTGGACACGAACGGAGCCAGTAGACGCAATGTTTCAAGGAGACGTTGACGGTGAGTGGGAAGTATCATCAGGCCAGGATTTTAATAAAATAGAGAAAAAAGGTAGCTTTTCCACGAATGCGGACCGGGATTATACTGTTAAAGTTGATGTAACGGGCCTTGAAGCAGGCAAGAATTACTTTTACCGCTTTAAAGTTGGTGATGAAGTTTCACCAGTTGGCGAAACGAAAACGTTGGATAAATCCGGGGTCCGTCCAATTAAAATCGCCGTGGCATCCTGTTCCAATTATCCATGGGGATATTTTAACGGCTATCGCGCAATTGCGGAAAGCGGTCCTTTTGATGCCGTGATCCATCTTGGGGACTATATATATGAATATCCGGTGGGGACATATCAATCACCGAATGCCGAGAAAATGGGTCGTCTGGTTGACCCGCCACATGAAATTCTGACAATTTCAGATTACAGACGCCGCTATGCACAATACAGGTCTGATGAGGATTTACAGGAAGTTCATAGAAAATATCCATTTATCTGTACCTGGGATGATCATGAATTTGCCAATAATTCCTATGCAACGGGCGCAGAAAACCACAATGATGGTGAAGGAGACTGGGCCGATCGACGTCGCGCGGCCACCAAAGCATACATGGAATGGATACCGGTGCGGGTGGCCAGCGATGATCTGCCGACCGTAAGATCGTTTGATTTTGGCAATCTTGCAACTCTTGCCATGCTGGACACAAGAATTGTTGGTCGTGAACGTCCCCTGGAATATGGAAAGGATGTAGATACGATTACCATAGACGGTGTTGAAAAACCGGACTATGCCGCTTTTCATAAACGGCTGGAAACCGAGGAAAGATCATTGATCGGTGCCAAGCAGGAAGCCTGGTTAGACCAGACACTGGCAAATTCAGCTGCCAAAAAAATTCCGTGGCAGATTATAGGTCAGCAGATCATTATGAGCTTTCGGCCTGAGCCGCCATTAAGTTCTGTTTTTAGTCCGGAAGAAATGAAAGAACTGCCTGAGGGTGAACAGCTAAGCATGAAAGTGGCTGAGGAATTTGGCGGTTTTTATAATCCGGACGCCTGGGATGGCTACCAACCGGCCCGTCGCCGGGTATATGATTTGTTTAAAAAACACTCTTCCAATCCTATTGTTCTGACAGGAGATACGCATTGCGGTTGGGCGATGTCGCTCACCGATAAGATGGGTGGGGAACATTACGGGGCTGAATTTGCGGTACCTGGTATTACGTCACCTGGTCGCGGCGAGCGCATTAATAAAGTTGAGCAGGTTGAGCAGGCCTATTATGATTTTCTTGATCATCTGGCCTATGCCAATATCAAGCAACGCGGATATCTTACCGTTACTATATCACAAGATGAGGCAATAGCCGATTGGTATGTTCTTTCTGATATTGAAAGCAAACAATTTGATTTAATCAGGAAAAAGTCGTTAAAGTATAAGTGGGGCGACGTTTCTGATGGTAAAGTCGTTCTGGAGGATATAACAACCTAA
- a CDS encoding 4Fe-4S dicluster domain-containing protein produces MAKSAKEKFVPSEEQMALWPDVSGNDINGLGETEIRRPSPIYWQTPELTPFGPLMQFFEDHAPRDEGLYKTQMETDRIRATEIPPVSPIRKENSSSEWSSLVKKVAFDSGAVAVGITKMRPEWVIDTFDIPYDNVITIGVAMDFENLKTAPEVPSAIEVIKKYGEAHIVSHAIATWIHEQGWDARSYGGSNNVPILLIPPAIESGLGELGKHGSIINRENGSVLRLGALVTNMPLEYDSQDRFGVDEFCMNCKACQNACPPDAIYSKKQMVRGVKKWYVDFDKCLPYFNENTGCGICLAACPWSRPGVPENLIRKIARKFG; encoded by the coding sequence GTGGCAAAGAGTGCGAAGGAAAAATTTGTTCCCAGTGAAGAGCAGATGGCTCTCTGGCCGGATGTCTCGGGTAATGATATCAATGGTTTGGGGGAAACGGAAATAAGGCGGCCTTCGCCCATTTACTGGCAGACACCGGAGCTTACTCCTTTTGGGCCTCTCATGCAGTTTTTTGAAGATCATGCACCGCGTGATGAAGGCCTCTATAAAACCCAGATGGAAACTGACAGGATAAGGGCGACTGAAATTCCGCCGGTTTCGCCGATCAGAAAAGAAAATTCATCGTCAGAATGGTCGTCTCTTGTCAAAAAAGTGGCATTTGACAGCGGCGCGGTTGCCGTAGGCATTACGAAAATGCGCCCGGAATGGGTGATTGATACTTTTGATATACCCTATGATAATGTTATTACCATAGGGGTGGCCATGGATTTTGAAAATTTAAAAACGGCGCCCGAGGTCCCCTCTGCGATAGAAGTGATTAAGAAATACGGGGAAGCCCATATTGTTAGTCATGCCATCGCCACCTGGATTCACGAGCAGGGCTGGGATGCCCGATCGTACGGAGGATCAAATAATGTTCCCATCCTGCTTATTCCCCCGGCCATTGAAAGTGGATTGGGTGAGCTGGGTAAACATGGATCCATCATAAACCGCGAAAATGGGTCTGTATTGCGTCTGGGCGCATTGGTCACCAATATGCCGTTGGAATATGACAGTCAGGATAGGTTTGGTGTTGATGAATTTTGTATGAACTGTAAAGCCTGTCAGAATGCTTGTCCGCCGGATGCTATATATTCAAAGAAGCAAATGGTGCGCGGTGTAAAAAAATGGTATGTGGATTTTGATAAATGCCTGCCATATTTTAACGAAAATACCGGTTGTGGAATTTGTCTTGCCGCCTGCCCCTGGAGCCGCCCCGGGGTGCCGGAGAATTTAATCAGGAAAATTGCCCGAAAATTTGGTTAA
- a CDS encoding PepSY-associated TM helix domain-containing protein: MTLHKILYWPHLICGVLAAVLILIMSVTGVLLTYERQIIVWAENTYERPVSLNIDPVTIDEILNRNRDNINHKEIRSLKISNDPEAPLVVSSKENYYINRYSGDILGNGPVGLKAFFSELRSMHRWLSMEGENRAVARMFTGAANLMFLFIVLSGMYLWIPKTLNWKNIKKILLFRKTKSSRARDFNWHNVMGIWSAIPLVVIISTAAVFYYSWANNLVYTLAGETPPVRGSTNNTQPQSTVIQNVTFESMFQKATQQVADWTTITMSYPKDADKDVRFSIDTGNGGEPQKKADLYLSRDEGKITKWEPFQDYSAGRRARSLIRFLHTGEALGVFGQTIAGIVSFVAIIMVWTGLALAYRKYIRPSLKKRTA; this comes from the coding sequence ATGACTTTACATAAGATTTTATACTGGCCCCACTTAATTTGCGGAGTTTTGGCAGCCGTCTTAATTCTTATTATGTCAGTTACCGGCGTGTTACTCACCTATGAAAGGCAAATAATTGTTTGGGCGGAAAATACATATGAAAGACCTGTTTCCCTAAACATCGACCCTGTCACGATTGATGAAATTCTCAACAGGAATAGGGATAATATTAATCATAAAGAAATCAGATCCTTGAAAATATCAAATGATCCGGAAGCACCGTTGGTTGTTAGCAGCAAAGAAAATTATTACATCAATCGTTATTCCGGTGACATACTTGGAAATGGCCCAGTGGGATTAAAAGCTTTTTTCAGTGAGCTTAGAAGCATGCATCGCTGGTTGTCGATGGAAGGTGAAAACAGAGCCGTTGCCAGAATGTTTACAGGCGCTGCAAACCTTATGTTTCTGTTCATTGTTCTATCTGGAATGTATCTTTGGATTCCAAAAACACTGAACTGGAAAAATATAAAAAAAATCTTACTTTTCAGGAAGACCAAATCAAGCCGTGCCAGAGATTTTAACTGGCATAATGTAATGGGTATATGGTCGGCTATTCCGCTTGTTGTTATTATTTCCACAGCAGCCGTGTTTTATTATAGCTGGGCCAATAATCTGGTCTATACACTTGCTGGTGAAACCCCACCGGTCAGAGGAAGTACAAATAATACCCAGCCTCAGAGCACAGTCATTCAGAATGTTACATTTGAGTCTATGTTTCAGAAAGCGACACAGCAAGTGGCCGACTGGACCACAATAACAATGTCATATCCAAAAGATGCCGACAAAGACGTTCGCTTTTCAATTGATACTGGTAACGGCGGGGAACCTCAAAAGAAAGCAGATCTTTATTTAAGCCGTGATGAAGGCAAGATCACCAAATGGGAACCTTTTCAGGACTATAGTGCCGGCAGAAGAGCAAGGTCACTGATCCGGTTCCTCCATACCGGAGAAGCATTAGGTGTATTTGGGCAGACAATAGCAGGAATTGTATCATTTGTGGCCATCATTATGGTATGGACCGGACTGGCTTTGGCATACAGGAAATATATCAGGCCAAGCTTAAAGAAAAGAACCGCCTGA
- a CDS encoding penicillin acylase family protein: MRGSIFKSFGFGMILLIMACGSDQTNMTNKETNVLKSQAQNVTIYRDQWGVPHIHGKTDGDTAFGMGYAQAEDNFDQLELGFIMGVGRSAELLGEEALLSDWVVHSFENNKLSKRDYDNASPAIKSLLDGYAAGINYYIETHPDLEVRLLDHIEPWYSLALIRRWYYLGGFLGRLRFTTKERTAAFEAINGTSLELAQLELPKYDPEDRKEFGSNSWAANNNKIVGTGSYLFINPHLPAFGIGQTYEAHMMSDEGWNFTGYARFGYPLPYIGFGENLGWMSTDNFSNQEDSWIEHFDEPEDPLAYKYGDGTREAIEWSGEIKIKGGEVRTVKYRKTHHGAIVAMRDGNFLSGNFATYDQPGWLDQWYNMQRAENIEQFTKAIEPQRMNFGNIMYADRAGNIWYIYNGSVPIRNEGFDWNNAVDGSNPDTDWKGYHTLYDLPQVLNPVSNMMQNTNTTPFNVSMSDSDAKEENYPSYMVREGDNARSRNARRILNAYETFDFATWERESLDTHMAEWPVSKPIIMEAYAATSEKNADRAEKLAPVIAMLDDWDGIATLESPEPTIYTDWFEGLYRGKPRGFVASDEEVIASLEQAMDRLVKDWGAWQVAWGEMNRSQRPPLDASGNPLFDDNAPSIATPGVPSWSGGSMTAFNLRQDGLKRRYKTGGNSYTAVVAFPNEPNEKVKSKSVHVFGASADPKSPNNMDQAALLAAKKYKPAWLYLDDVKSNAKRSYHPGEE, translated from the coding sequence ATGCGGGGATCTATTTTCAAATCATTTGGATTTGGCATGATTTTACTGATCATGGCCTGCGGGTCTGATCAGACAAATATGACCAACAAGGAAACAAACGTTTTAAAGAGTCAGGCGCAGAATGTGACCATTTACCGTGACCAATGGGGCGTGCCACATATCCACGGTAAAACCGATGGTGATACCGCTTTTGGTATGGGATATGCCCAGGCCGAAGATAATTTTGATCAGCTTGAACTTGGGTTTATCATGGGGGTTGGCCGCTCGGCTGAACTGCTTGGCGAAGAAGCCCTGCTTTCAGATTGGGTTGTCCATAGTTTTGAAAATAATAAACTGTCAAAACGTGATTATGACAATGCTTCTCCTGCCATAAAATCACTGCTTGACGGCTATGCTGCCGGAATTAATTATTATATAGAAACCCATCCCGATCTGGAAGTGAGACTGCTTGACCATATCGAACCATGGTATTCGCTTGCCCTGATCCGCCGCTGGTATTATCTGGGCGGCTTTCTAGGCCGTCTGCGCTTCACCACCAAAGAGCGGACCGCGGCCTTTGAAGCGATTAATGGAACGTCACTCGAATTGGCTCAGCTTGAGCTCCCAAAATATGATCCTGAGGATAGAAAGGAATTCGGCTCCAATTCATGGGCGGCCAATAATAACAAAATAGTGGGGACTGGGTCATATCTGTTTATCAATCCTCATCTGCCCGCTTTTGGTATCGGGCAGACTTATGAAGCCCATATGATGTCGGATGAAGGATGGAATTTTACCGGTTATGCAAGGTTTGGCTATCCACTTCCCTATATCGGTTTTGGGGAAAATCTTGGCTGGATGAGCACTGATAATTTCAGCAATCAGGAAGACAGCTGGATTGAGCATTTCGATGAACCGGAAGATCCGCTTGCCTATAAATATGGTGATGGAACACGCGAAGCGATCGAATGGAGCGGTGAAATTAAAATCAAAGGGGGAGAGGTCAGAACAGTTAAATACAGAAAAACCCATCATGGAGCCATTGTTGCCATGCGTGACGGTAACTTTCTGTCCGGCAATTTTGCCACCTATGACCAGCCGGGATGGTTGGACCAGTGGTATAATATGCAGCGCGCAGAAAATATTGAGCAGTTTACCAAAGCAATTGAGCCGCAAAGAATGAATTTCGGCAATATCATGTATGCCGATCGGGCAGGGAATATCTGGTATATTTATAATGGCTCGGTGCCCATCAGAAATGAAGGATTTGACTGGAATAATGCGGTTGACGGCAGCAATCCTGATACGGACTGGAAGGGGTATCATACGCTTTATGATCTGCCACAGGTGCTAAACCCAGTTTCCAATATGATGCAAAACACCAACACTACCCCTTTTAATGTCAGTATGTCTGATAGCGATGCCAAGGAAGAGAATTATCCAAGTTACATGGTTCGTGAAGGCGATAATGCCAGAAGCCGAAATGCCAGACGAATTTTAAATGCGTACGAAACTTTCGATTTTGCAACATGGGAACGCGAATCCCTTGATACGCATATGGCTGAATGGCCGGTTTCAAAACCGATTATCATGGAGGCTTATGCCGCGACATCAGAAAAAAATGCTGACCGTGCAGAGAAACTTGCCCCGGTTATAGCCATGCTTGACGACTGGGACGGTATTGCTACTTTGGAATCGCCGGAGCCGACCATATATACTGACTGGTTTGAAGGGTTATACCGGGGTAAACCACGGGGATTTGTTGCCTCAGATGAGGAGGTTATTGCGTCACTTGAGCAGGCCATGGATAGACTGGTAAAAGACTGGGGCGCGTGGCAGGTTGCCTGGGGAGAGATGAACCGTTCCCAGCGTCCGCCGCTTGATGCATCAGGAAATCCGTTATTTGATGATAACGCACCGAGCATTGCCACCCCGGGTGTGCCAAGTTGGTCGGGAGGAAGTATGACCGCCTTTAATCTTAGGCAGGATGGATTAAAAAGGCGTTATAAAACAGGCGGAAACAGTTATACGGCCGTTGTCGCTTTTCCGAATGAGCCGAATGAAAAAGTAAAATCAAAATCGGTTCATGTTTTTGGGGCAAGTGCGGATCCCAAATCACCGAATAATATGGATCAGGCGGCGTTACTGGCGGCAAAGAAATATAAGCCAGCCTGGCTATATCTTGATGATGTCAAGTCCAATGCCAAACGATCCTATCATCCGGGCGAGGAATAA
- a CDS encoding tetratricopeptide repeat protein gives MKQFILIIGLAFALSGCKTTSTNNTNASPIARMSTNENKEVLSLAAPDAPAEIYQHMTDAQEKIRQGDLSDALDANIKPIIEHFNENYQNKYSRMFSARSKQESMLYTMNGLLQNGLKKQNKNSDNVYSIPYVYALAFYLEGYINISLGRMSAAKKALNQALTLSPNNSLFSSELGHIYQSEKRYIEALEIFEKSVKDADLSPEEIKITEKGRALRGAGYSLIELNRLDEAEVKYNEALKINPDDKSSSNELRYISGLRNKGNL, from the coding sequence ATGAAACAATTTATATTAATTATTGGTTTGGCGTTTGCATTATCCGGTTGCAAAACGACCAGTACAAATAATACAAATGCCTCTCCCATTGCCCGCATGAGCACTAACGAGAATAAAGAGGTTCTTTCGCTCGCAGCACCCGATGCACCTGCTGAAATATATCAACATATGACAGACGCCCAAGAGAAGATCCGGCAAGGTGACTTGTCCGATGCTTTGGACGCCAACATCAAACCTATAATTGAACATTTTAATGAAAATTATCAAAATAAATATTCACGAATGTTCAGCGCTCGTTCAAAACAGGAATCCATGCTTTATACGATGAACGGCCTATTACAGAACGGATTGAAAAAACAAAATAAGAATTCTGATAATGTCTATAGTATTCCTTATGTTTATGCCCTTGCCTTTTATTTAGAAGGTTACATCAATATTTCTCTAGGACGGATGAGTGCCGCCAAGAAAGCACTCAATCAGGCCTTGACATTATCCCCGAATAACAGCCTTTTTTCATCAGAACTCGGCCATATTTATCAATCAGAAAAGCGCTATATAGAAGCACTGGAAATTTTTGAAAAGTCTGTTAAAGATGCCGACTTATCGCCCGAAGAAATAAAAATAACAGAAAAAGGACGGGCATTACGGGGAGCAGGATATAGTCTAATTGAACTTAACAGACTGGATGAGGCGGAAGTAAAATATAACGAAGCCCTTAAAATCAACCCGGACGATAAGTCCTCAAGTAATGAACTACGGTATATTTCAGGATTAAGAAATAAAGGAAATTTATAA
- a CDS encoding M48 family metalloprotease produces MWLKQYRKILSKTLLIVMPLTLQACTTLNPATGQQDFTPFMSPSKELQIGQQQHPLILQENGGDYKNPKVANYVNDLGQRLVANSELKDYPFTFTVLDTPLVNAFALPGGYVYVTRGILAMVNSESALASVIGHEIGHVTARHAAKRYNNQMFAGLGAAILGAVSGDSGVANSLSQGAQVYLLSYSRNQEYQSDELGVRYSSRAGFDPYAAAEMLKSLDADHKLQLILANRAGEPEQSDFFSTHPNTQDRVSRAYTEAVNTQIPENSRDRHQDQYFNVIDGMLWGDDPKQGVINGRNFIHPTMKLKFTAPENYVLQNTADAVMARGTGDAEGGVVIFSGGSMKDKTISQYGNDVWSAYKIENPMEGVQTMKVNGMDAMTGYTNMTLNEQNYVVRIVAIQYAGDSAYHFVMLTPQSKYQALSEGLQRMTYSFNKISQAEADGIKGKKIKIVTVQRGDTIESIARNMDFDDYKVERFVALNGLEQGQPLKAGQKLKLIVKDN; encoded by the coding sequence ATGTGGCTAAAACAATATAGAAAAATTCTTTCAAAGACGCTTCTCATCGTTATGCCGCTCACACTCCAGGCCTGTACAACGCTTAATCCGGCCACCGGGCAGCAGGATTTTACGCCTTTTATGTCCCCTTCAAAAGAACTTCAGATCGGTCAGCAACAGCACCCCCTGATCCTTCAGGAAAATGGTGGCGATTATAAAAACCCAAAGGTTGCAAATTATGTCAATGATCTGGGACAGCGACTGGTCGCAAATTCTGAGCTTAAAGACTATCCTTTTACCTTTACAGTACTGGATACGCCGCTTGTAAACGCATTCGCGTTACCCGGCGGATATGTTTATGTCACCCGTGGCATTCTTGCCATGGTGAATAGTGAATCGGCGCTGGCATCGGTAATCGGCCATGAAATTGGCCATGTCACCGCCCGTCATGCCGCCAAAAGATATAATAATCAAATGTTTGCCGGCCTTGGTGCCGCTATTCTTGGTGCCGTTTCCGGTGATTCAGGTGTCGCCAACAGCTTAAGCCAGGGGGCACAGGTTTATCTGTTAAGTTATTCACGCAATCAGGAATATCAGTCAGATGAACTGGGTGTGCGCTATTCAAGCCGTGCCGGATTTGATCCATACGCAGCCGCTGAAATGCTTAAATCCCTAGATGCGGACCATAAACTACAGTTGATACTCGCGAACCGGGCAGGTGAACCGGAGCAATCGGATTTCTTTTCCACCCACCCAAATACCCAGGACAGGGTTTCAAGAGCTTATACCGAAGCGGTAAACACACAAATTCCGGAAAATTCGCGTGACCGCCATCAGGACCAGTATTTCAATGTGATTGATGGAATGCTTTGGGGCGACGACCCGAAACAGGGGGTTATCAACGGCCGCAATTTTATCCACCCGACAATGAAATTAAAATTCACAGCCCCTGAAAATTATGTCTTACAAAATACTGCTGATGCCGTTATGGCCCGTGGCACAGGTGATGCAGAGGGTGGCGTCGTCATTTTTTCCGGTGGAAGCATGAAAGACAAAACCATATCACAATATGGCAACGATGTCTGGTCCGCTTACAAAATTGAGAACCCCATGGAGGGTGTTCAGACAATGAAAGTCAACGGTATGGATGCCATGACCGGTTATACAAATATGACTTTGAATGAACAGAATTATGTCGTGCGAATAGTTGCCATTCAATATGCTGGCGATTCCGCCTATCATTTTGTCATGCTTACCCCACAGTCAAAATATCAAGCCCTTTCAGAAGGACTTCAACGTATGACATATAGCTTTAATAAAATTTCGCAGGCAGAAGCTGACGGGATAAAAGGCAAAAAAATTAAGATCGTAACCGTTCAGCGCGGTGATACCATTGAAAGCATTGCCCGCAATATGGATTTTGATGATTATAAGGTTGAAAGATTTGTGGCTTTAAATGGTCTCGAGCAGGGGCAGCCCCTTAAAGCTGGTCAGAAATTAAAACTGATCGTCAAAGACAACTGA